In Deinococcus psychrotolerans, a genomic segment contains:
- the xseA gene encoding exodeoxyribonuclease VII large subunit, with the protein MPSAAPQTTLNLRDLLFYVEQVLSRGIPGAVWVRAEIASLTDRRHLYLDLVQVGEDGREVAKCRATLWARERFALEAKFRRATGGVLMAGMSVLLFVTAEFHPQYGFSLHILDASPEFTLGDAALRLDELRKTLAREKLLDKNRSLPIPQDFTRLLVLSPTKAAGLGDFRGELDRLQGAGVLDVQYFEATFQGVAAEASLLGALTAALDAHAEEAADALVIIRGGGASLDLAWLNSEVLARAVAAFPMPVITGIGHARDDTILDELANVRTDTPSKAAAYIVGTVVERVEETLAAYQTIRLYSREVLGQAESGTERLNERIHRAARTTLDAASASLDATMRQVLGLTPERTLARGYALVRNAAGEVVTRAGQVSAGQALELSFVDGAVDVVAGG; encoded by the coding sequence ATGCCTTCCGCCGCTCCCCAAACCACCCTCAATTTGCGCGACCTGCTCTTTTATGTGGAGCAAGTCCTTTCACGCGGTATTCCCGGCGCGGTGTGGGTCAGGGCCGAAATTGCCTCGCTGACCGACCGCCGCCACCTTTACCTCGATCTGGTGCAAGTCGGCGAAGACGGGCGCGAAGTCGCCAAGTGCCGGGCAACGCTGTGGGCACGTGAGCGCTTTGCCTTAGAAGCCAAGTTCCGCCGCGCCACCGGAGGCGTGCTGATGGCCGGAATGAGCGTGTTGCTGTTTGTCACTGCCGAGTTTCACCCGCAGTACGGCTTTTCGCTGCACATCCTCGACGCCTCGCCGGAATTTACCTTGGGCGACGCCGCGCTGCGCCTGGACGAACTCCGCAAAACGCTGGCCCGTGAAAAGTTGCTCGACAAAAACCGCTCGCTGCCCATCCCGCAAGACTTCACCCGCTTGCTGGTGCTCAGCCCGACGAAGGCGGCAGGCCTCGGAGACTTTCGGGGCGAACTCGACCGCTTACAGGGAGCGGGCGTGCTGGACGTGCAGTATTTTGAAGCCACCTTTCAGGGCGTGGCTGCCGAAGCCAGTTTGCTAGGCGCTCTAACAGCGGCCCTCGACGCCCACGCGGAGGAGGCGGCCGACGCTCTGGTCATTATTCGCGGTGGCGGGGCCAGCTTAGATTTGGCGTGGCTCAACAGCGAAGTGCTGGCCCGCGCTGTGGCAGCGTTTCCCATGCCGGTCATCACTGGCATCGGCCACGCCCGCGACGACACCATTCTGGATGAACTCGCCAACGTGCGAACAGACACGCCCAGCAAAGCGGCGGCGTACATCGTCGGCACCGTCGTCGAGCGGGTTGAGGAAACGCTGGCAGCCTATCAGACCATTCGTTTGTACAGCCGCGAGGTGCTGGGTCAGGCTGAAAGCGGCACCGAGCGGCTTAACGAGCGTATCCACCGCGCCGCCCGCACCACGCTGGACGCCGCTTCTGCCAGCTTGGATGCCACCATGCGCCAGGTTCTCGGCCTGACACCGGAGCGCACCCTGGCACGCGGCTACGCTCTGGTCAGAAACGCGGCGGGAGAGGTGGTGACGCGGGCCGGGCAAGTCAGCGCGGGTCAAGCGCTTGAGTTGAGCTTTGTGGACGGCGCGGTGGATGTGGTGGCAGGTGGCTAG
- a CDS encoding potassium/proton antiporter, which yields MSGGFYILIAGALLLASIVGSKASGRLGVPGLLLFLGVGMLSGSDGPGGIEFSNYLFAQWAGTVALCFILFQGGLSTEWLLVRPVLKKSLSLATLGVLSSTGLMGAFAHFVFGIPWLTALLLGAVVSSTDASAVFTVLKERRLGLRGEITPLLELESGGNDPMAVFLTLGLITLIQKPELSAFSIVPSFFQEMLLGALFGYVLGRVSLWAINKLNLQFEGLYSVMVIALALMIFGAAASVHGSGFLAVYIAGLVLGNADFIHKRSVLDFLDGVSWLMQIAMFLMLGLLVNPHELLPTAGLALACSLFLVFVARPVSVYLSLAASKMPKRDKSMVAWVGLRGAVPIVLATFPLLSGVPGAKILFNVVFFIVLTSVLLQGTTLTAVARLLKVREAIPERPVYPIAYRPTGTGRNDMTEVDVKVGSEADGKRIMDLRLPPGALVILVHRGGEFLVPKGATTLQAGDSVLVLAIGEDLRAVQAKLGAETLLSANRIQTLKLLSLSKEGKA from the coding sequence GTGAGCGGCGGCTTTTACATTTTGATCGCCGGAGCGCTGCTGCTGGCTAGTATCGTGGGCAGCAAAGCTTCGGGGCGGCTGGGCGTGCCGGGTTTGCTGCTGTTTCTGGGCGTGGGGATGCTGTCGGGCAGCGACGGCCCCGGCGGCATCGAATTCAGCAATTACTTGTTCGCGCAGTGGGCCGGAACAGTGGCGCTGTGCTTTATTTTGTTTCAGGGCGGCTTGAGTACCGAGTGGTTGCTGGTGCGGCCCGTTCTCAAAAAGAGCTTGTCGCTGGCAACCCTCGGCGTGCTGTCCAGCACCGGCCTGATGGGCGCGTTTGCCCACTTCGTGTTTGGAATACCCTGGCTCACCGCCCTGCTACTGGGCGCAGTGGTCAGCTCTACCGATGCCAGCGCCGTGTTTACGGTGCTCAAGGAGCGGCGGCTGGGACTGCGCGGCGAAATTACCCCGCTCCTCGAACTCGAATCCGGCGGCAACGACCCGATGGCCGTCTTTTTGACGCTGGGCCTGATTACCCTGATCCAAAAGCCTGAGCTAAGCGCTTTTTCCATCGTGCCGAGTTTTTTTCAGGAAATGCTGCTGGGAGCGCTGTTCGGCTACGTGCTGGGGCGGGTGAGCTTGTGGGCCATCAACAAACTCAATTTGCAATTCGAGGGCCTGTATTCGGTGATGGTGATTGCGCTGGCGTTGATGATTTTCGGCGCAGCGGCCAGCGTTCACGGCAGCGGCTTTTTGGCGGTGTATATCGCTGGATTGGTGCTGGGCAACGCCGACTTTATTCACAAGCGCAGCGTCCTTGATTTTCTGGACGGCGTGTCGTGGCTGATGCAAATTGCCATGTTCTTGATGCTGGGGCTGCTGGTCAATCCGCACGAACTGCTGCCCACCGCTGGGCTGGCGCTAGCCTGCTCGCTGTTTTTGGTGTTTGTGGCAAGGCCCGTCAGCGTGTACTTGAGTCTGGCCGCTTCCAAAATGCCTAAGCGCGACAAAAGCATGGTGGCGTGGGTGGGCCTGCGCGGCGCGGTGCCAATTGTGCTGGCGACCTTCCCGCTGCTCTCGGGTGTTCCCGGCGCGAAGATCCTGTTTAACGTGGTCTTTTTCATCGTGCTGACCAGCGTGCTGCTGCAAGGCACCACCCTCACGGCGGTGGCCCGGCTCCTCAAAGTGCGCGAGGCAATTCCTGAGCGCCCGGTTTACCCGATTGCTTACCGGCCCACCGGCACGGGCCGGAATGACATGACCGAGGTGGACGTCAAGGTGGGCAGCGAGGCCGACGGCAAGCGGATTATGGATTTGAGATTGCCGCCCGGTGCGCTGGTGATTTTGGTACACCGGGGCGGCGAATTTTTGGTTCCCAAAGGAGCCACCACTCTTCAGGCCGGAGACAGCGTGTTGGTGCTGGCGATTGGTGAGGACTTGCGGGCGGTGCAGGCCAAGCTGGGCGCGGAGACTTTGTTGAGCGCCAATCGGATCCAGACCTTAAAACTGCTTTCCCTGAGCAAAGAGGGTAAAGCTTGA
- a CDS encoding single-stranded DNA-binding protein: protein MARGMNHVYLVGSLARDPELRYTPSGVPVFEATIAGEDHLMGNDGKERKLPWYHRVSILGKPAEWQSERNLKAGDPVLVEGTLDYSQWEAPEGGKRSQVRVKALRMESLGTQPELVQDAGGGVRMGGGWNTVMVVGNLARDPELRYTPTGDAVLGLSMAVNETWKDRNGNQQEKTHWIDITLWRELAEACQNLSKGDPVLIQGRLVNDSWQDKDGNKRNTTKVEATKVEALARGVGVGTPAATSSAPRMQATGSAPTRSAPPARAAASPQGNRSAGLDIDQGLDDFPPEEDLPF, encoded by the coding sequence ATGGCCCGTGGAATGAATCACGTTTATCTGGTTGGCAGCCTTGCCCGCGACCCCGAATTGCGCTACACCCCCAGCGGGGTGCCGGTGTTTGAAGCCACGATTGCTGGCGAAGATCACCTGATGGGCAATGACGGCAAAGAGCGCAAGTTGCCCTGGTATCACCGCGTTAGCATTTTGGGTAAGCCCGCCGAGTGGCAATCTGAGCGCAACCTCAAGGCCGGAGACCCGGTTTTGGTGGAAGGCACCTTGGATTACAGCCAGTGGGAAGCGCCCGAAGGCGGCAAACGCTCGCAGGTGCGCGTCAAAGCGCTGCGGATGGAATCGCTCGGCACTCAGCCAGAGTTGGTTCAAGACGCTGGCGGCGGCGTGCGGATGGGCGGCGGCTGGAACACCGTAATGGTGGTCGGCAACCTTGCCCGTGATCCCGAACTGCGCTACACCCCCACCGGGGACGCGGTTCTCGGCCTGAGCATGGCGGTAAACGAAACCTGGAAAGACCGGAACGGCAACCAGCAAGAGAAGACCCACTGGATCGACATTACCTTGTGGCGGGAGTTGGCAGAAGCTTGCCAGAACCTCAGCAAAGGCGACCCGGTGCTGATTCAGGGACGGCTGGTCAACGACAGTTGGCAAGACAAAGACGGCAACAAGCGCAACACCACCAAAGTAGAGGCAACGAAAGTTGAAGCCTTAGCCCGAGGCGTGGGTGTCGGCACACCCGCAGCCACCTCCAGTGCGCCCCGTATGCAGGCCACGGGCAGCGCACCGACGCGCAGCGCACCACCAGCGCGGGCGGCAGCATCGCCGCAGGGGAACCGTTCGGCAGGCTTAGATATTGATCAGGGCCTCGATGATTTTCCGCCGGAAGAAGACCTGCCGTTTTAA
- the rpsF gene encoding 30S ribosomal protein S6, with the protein MQNQYDLNLILNPNLSGDQLQIEKDYISNAVQNAGAEVMNLDDAGNRRMAYPIQKDREGYYLMYTIKAAGDPEKDIAASLRLRDNVRRVLVVKDRPEWKTKKA; encoded by the coding sequence ATGCAAAATCAATACGATCTCAACCTGATTCTCAACCCCAATTTGAGCGGGGATCAGCTTCAAATCGAGAAAGATTACATCAGCAACGCCGTGCAAAACGCCGGAGCCGAAGTGATGAACCTCGACGACGCGGGTAACCGCCGGATGGCGTACCCGATTCAGAAAGACCGCGAGGGCTACTACTTGATGTACACCATCAAGGCCGCCGGCGATCCCGAAAAGGACATCGCTGCCAGCTTGCGTCTGCGCGACAACGTGCGCCGCGTCTTGGTGGTCAAAGACCGCCCGGAGTGGAAGACCAAGAAAGCTTGA
- a CDS encoding response regulator, whose protein sequence is MPRILVVDDDAAILKLISVILSRAGHEVRTSSHPVEALEMLNVFTPDLVISDVVMPYMTGLEFLEQVRANEKRSAMPFMLLSSHAERGDVRRGMNLGADDYLPKPFTPQDLLTAIDARLRRAGLAAQGASGTEAKALGTAQVIWKGDGVSWVSRKALELFFYLLEHKEVTSWQAAEALWPEKDEARASSLFHTTLHRLRRSLSNEAVVSTNRRYTLSEEINPTYDAKRFELLAKQAEAGSLGLEELRELSSMYGEFLPGVDSPWADDVRSRLEQAQLSVLSLAARAAGEAGRVKDAAQFHQRALTIDPLSEQDWNGLAKALSALGDPRARLAAQREAWWAVDLD, encoded by the coding sequence ATGCCGCGTATCTTGGTGGTGGACGACGACGCTGCCATCCTTAAACTCATCAGCGTTATTCTCTCGCGGGCTGGCCACGAAGTCCGCACCAGCAGCCATCCGGTTGAAGCGCTGGAAATGCTCAACGTGTTTACCCCCGATTTGGTCATCAGCGACGTGGTGATGCCGTACATGACCGGCCTAGAATTTTTGGAACAGGTGCGGGCCAATGAAAAGCGATCGGCCATGCCGTTTATGCTGCTGTCGAGCCACGCCGAGCGCGGCGACGTGCGGCGCGGTATGAACTTGGGAGCCGACGATTATCTGCCCAAGCCGTTCACGCCCCAAGATTTGCTGACGGCCATCGACGCCCGACTAAGGCGTGCGGGTTTGGCGGCGCAGGGAGCCAGCGGCACTGAAGCCAAGGCGCTGGGCACCGCCCAAGTCATCTGGAAGGGTGACGGTGTTTCTTGGGTGTCGCGCAAAGCTCTGGAGCTGTTCTTTTACTTGCTCGAACACAAAGAAGTCACCAGTTGGCAAGCTGCCGAAGCGCTCTGGCCCGAAAAAGACGAAGCGCGGGCCAGCAGCTTGTTCCACACGACCCTGCACCGCTTGAGGCGTTCGCTGAGCAACGAAGCGGTGGTCAGCACCAACCGCCGCTATACCCTCTCCGAGGAAATCAATCCGACTTACGATGCCAAGCGCTTTGAACTTTTGGCTAAGCAGGCCGAAGCGGGCAGTCTCGGCTTGGAGGAGTTGCGCGAACTCTCCAGCATGTACGGCGAATTTTTGCCGGGAGTCGACTCGCCCTGGGCCGACGATGTGCGCTCGCGTCTCGAACAAGCCCAGCTCTCGGTGCTGAGCCTCGCTGCCCGCGCCGCCGGAGAAGCGGGCCGGGTCAAAGACGCCGCGCAGTTTCACCAGCGGGCGCTGACGATTGATCCCCTCAGCGAGCAAGATTGGAATGGACTTGCCAAGGCGCTCAGCGCTCTCGGTGATCCCCGCGCAAGGCTGGCCGCTCAGCGTGAAGCGTGGTGGGCTGTAGATCTGGACTGA
- the rplI gene encoding 50S ribosomal protein L9: MQIILLEPGRLGQVGEVVDVKAGYARNFLIPQGMALPANKNNMQSLEARIKSRNKVLAQEKKAAENMAERMKDLSVELSVKAGEGKIYGAVTHADVAAALAEKGFEVDRRKLDMPKAVKEIGEYEIAYRAHSEVSVPFKLIIHAKK, from the coding sequence ATGCAGATTATCTTGCTCGAACCGGGCCGACTGGGGCAGGTCGGTGAAGTGGTGGACGTCAAAGCTGGTTACGCCCGCAACTTCCTGATCCCTCAGGGCATGGCCCTGCCCGCCAACAAAAACAACATGCAGAGCTTGGAAGCGCGGATCAAATCGCGTAACAAAGTGCTGGCCCAAGAGAAGAAAGCCGCCGAGAATATGGCTGAGCGCATGAAAGACCTCAGCGTCGAACTCAGCGTCAAAGCCGGCGAAGGCAAAATCTACGGTGCAGTGACCCACGCCGACGTGGCCGCCGCGCTTGCAGAGAAGGGCTTTGAGGTTGACCGCCGCAAGCTGGACATGCCCAAAGCCGTCAAAGAAATTGGCGAGTACGAAATTGCTTACCGTGCCCACTCCGAAGTGAGTGTGCCGTTTAAGCTGATTATTCACGCCAAGAAGTAA
- the rpsR gene encoding 30S ribosomal protein S18, translating into MTQTDRDRKPRAKGPKRPRKPKVDPFAIGELEITDYKDVKMLRRFVSDTGKILPRRRTGLSAKHQRRIAQTVKLARQLALLPYTEKLVRK; encoded by the coding sequence ATGACCCAAACTGACCGTGACCGCAAACCGCGTGCCAAAGGGCCCAAGCGCCCCCGTAAGCCCAAGGTTGATCCGTTTGCCATCGGCGAACTCGAAATCACCGACTACAAAGATGTCAAGATGCTGCGCCGCTTCGTCTCCGACACCGGCAAAATCTTGCCCCGCCGCCGCACCGGCCTCTCGGCCAAGCACCAGCGCCGCATCGCCCAGACTGTCAAGTTGGCGCGTCAGCTCGCACTCTTGCCCTACACCGAGAAACTGGTTCGGAAGTAA
- a CDS encoding Fur family transcriptional regulator, translated as MTMVRNTRQRQAVLQALQTTRSHPDAASIHKAVRQDLPSISLGTVYRTLDALVAGGLAVTIERAGQATRYDFRRDDHHHHAVCRSCGAIFDLEVKDAPHLPPSQLPSGFQVADVRLEVHGFCAECQ; from the coding sequence ATGACGATGGTTCGAAATACGCGGCAAAGGCAGGCGGTGCTTCAGGCGCTGCAGACCACCCGCAGCCATCCTGACGCGGCTTCTATCCACAAAGCGGTGCGCCAAGACTTGCCCAGCATCAGCCTCGGCACGGTTTACCGCACCCTCGACGCTCTGGTCGCAGGCGGCTTGGCCGTGACGATTGAGCGGGCTGGGCAGGCCACCCGTTACGATTTTCGGCGCGACGATCACCACCACCATGCGGTCTGCCGTTCGTGCGGAGCCATCTTCGATCTCGAAGTCAAAGACGCGCCGCACCTGCCGCCCAGCCAGTTGCCCAGCGGCTTTCAAGTGGCCGACGTGAGACTAGAAGTTCACGGCTTTTGCGCTGAGTGCCAGTAG
- a CDS encoding response regulator transcription factor → MEQRILLIEDNPDITRVVQYELEQAGYRVLTAPDGVTGLTSARENAPDLVILDLGLPDFDGAEIARRLRKTSAVPIIILTAMDAVDRKVNLLEAGADDYMTKPFHPEELVARVKVQLRHQQHGEVIQIGALEIHPQKRLCHYNGHEVRLSPKEFDLLTFLARQPGRVYSRQEIEREVWNGELPSNSNVVDVHMANMRAKLRDLDGYGIIRTVRGIGYALKTP, encoded by the coding sequence ATGGAACAACGCATTCTCCTGATTGAAGACAACCCCGACATCACCCGCGTGGTGCAGTACGAACTTGAGCAAGCGGGCTACCGCGTTTTGACTGCGCCCGACGGCGTGACTGGCCTGACCAGCGCCCGTGAAAACGCTCCTGACTTGGTGATCCTCGACCTCGGCCTGCCTGACTTCGACGGCGCTGAGATTGCCCGCCGCCTGCGTAAAACCAGCGCGGTGCCGATTATTATTTTGACGGCGATGGACGCGGTAGACCGCAAAGTCAACTTGCTGGAAGCCGGCGCTGACGACTACATGACCAAGCCCTTTCATCCTGAAGAACTGGTGGCCCGCGTCAAAGTGCAGTTGCGCCACCAGCAGCACGGCGAGGTCATTCAGATCGGCGCACTGGAAATTCACCCGCAAAAGCGGCTGTGTCATTACAACGGCCACGAAGTTCGCCTCTCGCCCAAAGAGTTTGATCTGCTGACTTTTCTGGCGCGGCAACCGGGCCGGGTCTACTCGCGCCAAGAGATCGAGCGCGAGGTCTGGAACGGCGAACTGCCCAGCAACAGCAACGTGGTCGACGTTCACATGGCCAATATGCGGGCCAAGCTGCGCGACCTCGACGGCTACGGAATTATTCGCACGGTACGCGGGATTGGGTACGCGCTCAAGACACCCTGA
- the crcB gene encoding fluoride efflux transporter CrcB codes for MTAQAALLVALGGAAGAVTRYALSLWIVSLLSRSAWAAFPFATLLINVSGSFVLAFLLTAIGRGVLPPELRLPLGVGFLGAYTTFSTFSVELDGLLLRGEWGRVALYLLGNVGLGMGAALAGRLLALR; via the coding sequence ATGACTGCCCAAGCCGCCCTTCTCGTCGCGCTCGGCGGAGCAGCCGGGGCTGTGACCCGCTACGCCCTGAGCCTGTGGATCGTGAGCCTGCTGAGCCGCTCAGCTTGGGCCGCCTTTCCCTTCGCCACGCTGCTGATCAACGTTTCCGGTTCGTTCGTGCTGGCTTTTTTGCTGACTGCAATCGGGCGCGGGGTGTTGCCGCCCGAATTGAGATTGCCGCTGGGTGTGGGCTTTCTGGGCGCTTACACGACTTTTTCGACCTTCAGCGTAGAACTTGACGGCCTCTTGCTGCGCGGCGAGTGGGGCAGGGTCGCGCTTTACTTGCTGGGCAATGTGGGGCTGGGAATGGGAGCGGCGTTGGCGGGACGGCTGCTGGCTTTGCGCTAA